TCCGGCGGCACCGGGGTCCCCGGCACCGCGCCCGCCGGACCCGGCGGGCCGGGCGGGCCCGCTCCGGTGGCGCGGCAGGCGCTGGAGAGCGGCGCGGACATCCGCGCCGCGCGGGCCGGCGCCATCGCCGCGTACCGGGCGGGCGCCCGCGCCGCGGCCCGGGTGCAGGAGGCCCGGCAGGACGGACGCGCCGCGCTGCCGGGTGCCCGGCGGCCCGCCGAGGACGGCACCGGCCCGGCCGGGGACGACGGCACGGCGCAGTCCCCGTACCCCGCCGCCCCGCCCGGCCTCACCACCGACCCCTACGGGGTGCACGGCGGCACACCGGACGTCGCCCGGCGCGACCTGGAACCCGCCCGCCGGCAGGCCCCCGCCCCCGTGCCCGCCGTCCCCCCGCACACCGGCGCCGGCTGGGACCACGCGGGTCCCGCCGCCGGTCGCCGGCCCGCCGGCGCGCTCGCCGCCGAACGGGCGCGGCAGGCACGGATGGCGGTGGTCGGACCGGTGGCCGAGCGGTGGGCGCCGGAGCAGGCCGGGCCCGTGCACGAGAACTGGCAGCTGGCGGCGCCGGTCGGACCCGCCACCGATCTGTGGGCGCTGGGCGCGCTGCTGTTCCGGGCGGTGCAGGGACACGCGCCCTACCCCGAGGAGTCCACCGCCGAACTGGTGCAGCTGGTGTGCGCCGAGCCGCCCGCGTACGCCGAGGAGTGCGGACCGCTGCGGCCGGTCGTGGAGTCGCTGCTGCGCCAGGACCCCACCGAACGGCCGGACTTCGAGGAGCTGAACGGCTGGCTGCGCTCGCTGGTGCGCTCCGCGCCCGAGCCGGAGGCCGGTACCCGGGTCGTGCCGGTCCCGCCCGCCGACCCGCGCCGGCTGCCGATCGTGCGGCGCCGCGGCGAACTGGTGCGCCGCCGCCGGGCCCGGCTGCCCGAGAACCATCCGCACGGGCGACACAAGCGGGACCGCGAGGAGGCGGGTTCGCCGCGCCGGCTCGGCCGGGTCCTGCTTCTGCTGATCCTCCTGCTGCTGGCCGGAGCGGTCGCGTACGCGATGCTGTTCATGCCGAAGCAGCACGCGCACAGCGGGGCACCGGGCGGCGCGGACCGCACCACCGGGCAGCCGTCGCCCGCGCCCTCGCGCACCCAGGGCAGCCCGTCCGCCACCGAGACCCAGAACGGCGGCGCCTCCTCCGTCCCCGACGGCTTCACCCTGCGCAAGGACCCCGAGGGCTTCGAGATCGCCGTGGCCAGGGGCTGGACCCGCGCGCCGAAGAACGGCAGCGGCGAAGTCGTCTACGGTCGGGGCGACTTCGAGCTGATGGTCGTACCCGGGCGGGACGGCGCCGCGTCGTACGGCAGCGACCCGATGGCCTATCAGCGGGACAAGGAACGCGAACTCCAGCCGTACCGCGACTCCAGCTGGGCCACCGCCACCGGGCTGCGCACCATAGAGGTGGGCGGACGGACCATGGCCGAGGGGCAGTTCACCTGGACCGACGGACAGGGCCGGGACCTGTTCGTGCGCAACATGGCGATCCTCCTGAACGGCCGTTACCACGTCCTCCAGGTCCGCGGCCCGGACGCCGACCGGGACGAGGTGACACGGCTGTACGAGGAAGCTACCGCGACGTACCGCTACACCGGTTGAGCAAGGCGTACACAACTGCCCTGTCCCGGCGCGCCGGTTCCCCTTCTGGCGCGGAAATGACCATCGTCACAGTGCGGTTTCCAACGGACCCCGCTTGTTCCCCCCGAACGGGCCGGTCCTTAGTCTGACCCTGACAAGAGCATTGCGGGGCAACGTGAATCAGATGCAGGGCCTGCTCATAGCGGGCCGCTACCGGCTCGTCGACTCCATCGGCAGCGGCGGCATGGGCCGGGTGTGGCGCGCGCACGACGAGGTGCTGCACCGGACGGTCGCCGTCAAGGAGTTGACCGCGGCGCTCTACGTCCCCGACAGCGAGCAGGCCGTGCTGCTGGCCCGCACCCGGGCCGAGGCGCGGGCCGCCGCGCGCATCAACCACTCCGCCGTCGTCACCGTGCACGACGTCCTCGAACACGACGGCCG
This Streptomyces misionensis DNA region includes the following protein-coding sequences:
- a CDS encoding protein kinase — translated: MDDYAGRVLADRYRLPLPPSDAYELTETRAFDTYSGQEVLVRQVPLPEVVEAEVLDAEGLPEGFTARGRGTRPAPGAGAATRQPADPAVRRAVEAAQAAAAVPDHPRLDQVFDVFAEGGSLWIVSEWVAARPLSALLAERPLTPYRAAEVASDVLMALRVLHAHGWVHRNVTARTVLVCDDGRVLLTGLASGAAEEALCGYDPVPGREDDTEVSPERPGDRNPARDGGLPGGGAAAPGAVDAEAARRAAIQARASGGTGVPGTAPAGPGGPGGPAPVARQALESGADIRAARAGAIAAYRAGARAAARVQEARQDGRAALPGARRPAEDGTGPAGDDGTAQSPYPAAPPGLTTDPYGVHGGTPDVARRDLEPARRQAPAPVPAVPPHTGAGWDHAGPAAGRRPAGALAAERARQARMAVVGPVAERWAPEQAGPVHENWQLAAPVGPATDLWALGALLFRAVQGHAPYPEESTAELVQLVCAEPPAYAEECGPLRPVVESLLRQDPTERPDFEELNGWLRSLVRSAPEPEAGTRVVPVPPADPRRLPIVRRRGELVRRRRARLPENHPHGRHKRDREEAGSPRRLGRVLLLLILLLLAGAVAYAMLFMPKQHAHSGAPGGADRTTGQPSPAPSRTQGSPSATETQNGGASSVPDGFTLRKDPEGFEIAVARGWTRAPKNGSGEVVYGRGDFELMVVPGRDGAASYGSDPMAYQRDKERELQPYRDSSWATATGLRTIEVGGRTMAEGQFTWTDGQGRDLFVRNMAILLNGRYHVLQVRGPDADRDEVTRLYEEATATYRYTG